A portion of the Camelus ferus isolate YT-003-E chromosome 16, BCGSAC_Cfer_1.0, whole genome shotgun sequence genome contains these proteins:
- the USP22 gene encoding ubiquitin carboxyl-terminal hydrolase 22 — translation MESELVVTPPGCVHLGSFKVDNWKQNLRAIYQCFVWSGSAEARKRKAKSCVCHVCGVHLNRLHSCLHCVFFGCFTKKHIHEHAKAKRHNLAIELVYGGIYCFLCQDYIYDKDIEIIAKEEQRKAWKMQGVGEKFSTWEPTKRELELLKHNPKRRKITSNCTIGLRGLINLGNTCFMNCIVQALTHTPLLRDFFLSDRHRCEMQSPGSCLVCEMSSLFQEFYSGHRAPHIPYKLLHLVWTHARHLAGYEQQDAHEFLIAALDVLHRHCKGDDSGKKADNPNHCSCIIDQIFTGGLQSDVTCQVCHGVSTTIDPFWDISLDLPGSSTPFWPLSPGSEGSVVNGESHVTGTTTLTDCLRRFTRPEHLGSSAKIKCSGCHSYQESTKQLTMKKLPIVACFHLKRFEHSAKLRRKITTYVSFPLELDMTPFMASSKESRMNGQHQPPTDGFSNDNKYSLFAVVNHQGTLESGHYTSFIRQHKDQWFKCDDAIITKAGIADVLDSEGYLLFYHKQFLEYE, via the exons ATGGAGTCGGAGCTGGTGGTGACGCCCCCGGGCTGCGTGCACCTGGGCAGCTTCAAGGTGGACAACTGGAAGCAGAACCTGCGCGCCATCTACCAGTGCTTCGTGTGGAGCGGCTCGGCGGAGGCCCGCAAGCGTAAG GCGAAGTCGTGCGTCTGTCACGTGTGTGGCGTCCACCTGAACAGGCTGCACTCCTGCCTGCACTGTGTCTTCTTTGGCTGTTTCACGAAGAAGCACATCCATGAGCACGCCAAGGCGAAGAGACACAACCTGG ccaTAGAGCTGGTGTATGGAGGCATCTACTGCTTTCTCTGTCAGGACTACATCTACGACAAGGACATAGAAATCATCGCTAAAGAGGAGCAGCGGAAAGCTTGGAAAATGCAAG GTGTTGGGGAGAAGTTTTCCACCTGGGAGCCGACAAAGCGGGAGCTGGAGCTGCTGAAACACAACCCCAAGCGGCGGAAGATCACCTCCAACTGCACCATCG GTCTCCGCGGGCTCATCAACCTGGGGAACACGTGCTTCATGAACTGCATCGTGCAGGCGCTCACGCACACTCCACTGCTACGGGACTTCTTCCTGTCAGACCGGCACCGCTGCGAGATGCAGAGCCCCGGCTCCTGCCTGGTCTGCGAGATGTCGTCTCTCTTCCAGGAG TTTTACTCCGGGCACCGGGCCCCCCACATCCCATACAAGCTGCTGCACCTGGTGTGGACTCACGCCCGCCACCTGGCGGGGTACGAGCAGCAGGACGCGCACGAGTTCCTCATCGCGGCCCTGGACGTCCTGCACCGGCACTGCAAAG GTGATGACAGTGGGAAGAAGGCTGACAACCCCAACCACTGCAGCTGCATCATAGACCAGATCTTCACGGGCGGGCTGCAGTCGGACGTCACCTGCCAGGTGTGCCA cGGCGTCTCCACCACCATCGACCCCTTCTGGGACATCAGCCTGGACCTGCCTGGCTCCTCCACCCCTTTCTGGCCACTGAGCCCTGGGAGCGAGGGCAGCGTGGTGAACGGGGAGAGCCACGTGACGGGGACCACGACCCTCACGGACTGCCTGCGGAG GTTTACCAGGCCGGAGCACTTAGGAAGCAGCGCCAAGATCAAGTGCAGCGGCTGCCACAGTTACCAGGAGTCCACCAAGCAGCTCACCATGAAGAAGCTGCCCATCGTGGCCTGCTTCCACCTCAAG CGCTTCGAGCACTCGGCCAAACTCCGGCGGAAGATCACCACCTACGTGTCGTTCCCCCTGGAGCTGGACATGACCCCCTTCATGGCCTCCAG CAAAGAGAGCCGGATGAATGGACAGCACCAGCCGCCTACAGACGGTTTCAGTAACGACAACAA GTACTCCTTGTTTGCGGTGGTCAACCACCAGGGGACCCTGGAGAGCGGCCACTACACCAGCTTCATCCGTCAGCACAAGGACCAGTGGTTCAAGTGTGACGACGCCATCATCACCAAGGCTGGCATCGCCGACGTGCTGGACAGCGAGGG ATACTTGCTGTTCTACCACAAGCAGTTCCTGGAGTACGAGTAG